The nucleotide sequence tatatctataattaagTACTTTCCATTTCGACATGAGAAAGGCATAAATGACTTACCATTCTCAGTGATGTAAATTACTGGATTGTTGTATGTATCTTTAGTATAGTTTAAAAGATGTCGAATACCTTTCGGATAAATATAAAACCAAGGAGAGTATGCCTGCATGATTTATCTCTATGTCATTGATACAATCCACAAATGTATAATTCTATCcattatatttttatgaattcATTTTCTTGGGCACTAACCTGTGGACCAATGGGTTTACCATCTTCACCGTAAGCtgtaataaaaagaaaattagcgTGTTATTATGGGCTAAAGAAAATCCTTATTAACAAGCATATACAACATGTGGTGATAAGCTATATTGAAGttaaattggattttttttttatacataacCATTTTTTTTCCTTCTCGCTATCAATGTGTCATATTTGCTTATTGAAAAAAAGTATCATATTTTTACATAAGTAAACTTACGAGTTTCAGTAACACGATGTTCAGTTCTATATCTAATATAATATGGATTAACAGTGGCATTTGCTTTTGCATAATATGAAGTGTAGTATTgcaacccaacaaaatcatatgaTCCTTTAAGCAACTGAGATTCTCTGCAAGTAAATTTTTGCAATTTATTTCCAACTAAAGTTTGCACACTTCTTGGGTAGTGGCCATAGGTCATAGGATGCATAAACCTGAAAAAGATAGAAAATTTttgtatattattaattaaacgcTTGTGAGCATAATTTATTCCTATAAAAAAGCTTAATTAATTTGAAAGAAATACTCACAATCCAAACATAAAATCAAGGGCTGTTTTAGCTGCTTCTCTATCAGCTATACCATTGGAGAAAGGTTCAAACCAAAAAGTAAAGAGTGTTATCCCAATTTCGCCCTTTTGTTCTGCCTACACAATCAATAAAAATAAGTTCAGATGTACATATGTTTCTATTTGAAAgagtaatatatatttatatatgtgtgtgtgtgtgtacctGGTATTTTTCTCTGTATACTTGGACAGCTGCCGCATGAGAAAGGAGCAAATGATGAGCAACTATGTAAGGTTCTGTGGCTGAGTTTCCCGCAGAGCATTGAATATTCACCCAAGATGAGCATCGGCCAGGAGCATGGATGCCCAAGTCATAGCCGAACCCGGTAACAGCCCATGGTTCATTTAATGTCATCCAATGCTTCACTCGATCACCAAATTTTTGGAAGCATAGATCCGCAAAGTCACGAAAATCATCTCTATATTTtatatgattgtttaataaaatattttattagttgtAATAAGCTAGAGATGAGAATATTATAATTCAAAGAAATAGATAGATATCCAGGCTTCAACCTTTACTATTTTAGAAATGTAGCATAAGCTTGCATACTTACACAATACAACGGCTTAAAAAGCCACCATACTTGTCTTCTAGGGCTTGAGGAGTATCCCAATGAAAAATTGTTACGAAAGGCTCCAAACCTAATTTTGCAAATACAATAAATTAGAAGTGTGTGTTCTAATACATTTGATAGGGCATAATGcaatataatttaatcaaatattCTATTGAATTCAATAAAATATTTGACAATGTAAGGTGGTTAGCAGCATCACTAGTTGTTCAAATTTTCCAACGAACATTTGGTATTTTTCAATTTTAACAGGAAAAAAGAAACCTTTAATAGGGAGATTGACCTTTATTATTATAATGTtatcattatatatttttgttCACATTTTCTAAATATTGAAGGCGGACAATTTCTATTCGAATCCTTCAAGGGAAAGAGACAATTATCACCCTTTGATTTAGTTTCATTGATAAGCTTGTTGTAAAATTCTATCCCTTCCTCATTCACTCCATCTCGTACTCTTCCACctgaatatttaaaattttaaaatgaaaagaaaaaaaaaaagaagtagataattaattataaatgtgTAGTGGAGCAAATTCAAAAATTGGTAATGTACTTACTAGGTATTATTCTAGACCATGAAATGGAGAATCTGAAAGCATTTACACCTATATCTTTCATTAATTGAATATCTTCCTGCAATTTCAAAAGTattgtttagttttttttttcttgaaagtgAACAAGGATTTTGTGaggaaacaagaaaaaaaaatgtaattatcGTATGGCATAGCGATTATAGAAATCAACTGCAACATCTCCATTGCTCTGATCCTTTATCCTCTCTGCAAAATTTCAtagaaatatttaataatttgcaGGGAGATAATATATGTAAATAGTCAACATATAAACATATACTTACCTGAAGACTCACGGGCAAATATGTCCCACACGCTAGGTCCTCTGCCCTTCTTATTTGCTTCACCTTCAACCTGAATGCCACAAACAAGGATTTAAACACTATATATACTACTAATATTTTGTATGCATAAGCCTGGATGGTTTGTTAATAAACACTCAGAATCTACTTGTTCATTATTAGCTGTTTTTCTTCATTGTTTCAGAAAAATAAGAACATAAAGAACTTCCActctgatgcatacattttgcatagtaatttaggtttaatttcatagccattttatttgatttttagtcacttttagctaatttcattagttatttagttagtttttcataattgtcagttttggattaatttgtaatttttactttgttttgtaggaaaaatggtgtttttgaaggactgaaaagaaattttgccattgaggagtgacttctacagccaaagatgtcaagaacaagttttcaagttgaaatatgcattgacaaaattgtgcataacttgccgcataagctatgcagatccgcatgaggagaagaaacactgttccaacacctgccgaattgtgcataaggagagtgcatagcttatgcagattcacgcctcccttatgcactttcacggaattgtgcataacctatgcgccaagtcatgcagtttcgcataagtgaaccagaaaccagccgaaaactgcataagggactgcatgacttatgcagtccacttatgcagtcccacaaagagttcattaatgagctggcagaagatccccttagaaaatccctcctcaaacacaccattttagggctccatgtcagaaaatgctataaatagccccatttcccattttagaaaaggAGACAAGGAGAGGGGAAAAAGGAGCAGGAGCAGCTAAAGAGACACAATCATTttcacaccatttccaaccagatttggagatttctttccttccttacatttttcctacatttctagtgttgagctttttatttcttagcttagattaaagttttatttccatataaactcagaatatcttgtaaatattatgggtagtgagttgttttacttttgattctggagtaagggatgtaatgtttgggatattttgtggattttgattgggtaatccatattttgtggtcttaatgagttttattcatttcttgtgtgcttaatgacatgcttagtgtagaatcccattaagttatgtttttaatccatggttgaggcaccgaaaggagaaggccttgtgatagataatcaagaaattggacttaattaacttagatctagaaatagactaaggattaagaggattcacagattaattaaagaacttaatgggtcttaattaactctaagtccacgaaagtaggattagattgattaaggcactctttgtcccactcgaaagggtattcaaaagatttaagaattaatctccttaaaacccgtaagttccacaagattggataaccaatttaaaatcccaaaatagcttgaatatgaaatcccgaactccggaatcgcctttttatcattgttaatttctaatcgaatttaattacttgccattttgaatattgccatatttgaatttgctttattttaatttgatgcaaatttagttaaatcattacatagttgaattgattattgattttgcacatatagatttcatactccaatacccattaattcattgctttaatttcaaaaatagttcaatttagtcaactttttatatcaaaaattcatttattaacacaactcctcgtgggaacgatatcttttctatattacttgtacgacccgtgcacttgcggttgggccacatcacacTCTAACTTGAAGACTTCATTATTTCTTTATTAGGCCACTACTGAAGCAGGTAATTAATACCTGGTAAGCAGAAGTGGATACTCCAAAAGTGAAGTCTTCAGGAAAATAGCTAGGGCTAAAATTTCTTGGGACATCGTGTTCTTCATCTAATAATATTGTTGCTGGCTCAGCAAAACTGCTAGAATCCCTAATAGAAGAGAGTGTTTAGTAATCATATTGGTGGTATTATATGATTTGAAGTGCTTATGGTTTCTCCTTCTCATAGCGATGTCCCCTTTATATAGCAATAGAGGAAAGCAAGAAATTGTTGACGTAATGAAATACATGCATGGTTGTCCACTGTTGGTATGCTAGTTGTGTTTCACGGCAATAAAGCCAAAGCAAGATTCCAATGGTTCCctcactttttctttttatttcatgcAAATGTTTTTTCCATTTAGAGAATCAGACCAAGTATTATTGTCTACTGATGAGTTATAAATCATGAGTGGTAtcgaaattttttttaaaattataatatatgagCTTGAATCTCAAcaatttaatcaattaaaaaccATTACATATTTAAAGGTTTAGATAAATTTTTTTTGGATTTCAAAGAGTTGCATGTAATTGTTGACAAGAGTCTCTCATCTAAAAGAGAAAGGAATCCTAAAATGTTTATAAGGATCAAGAGCCAATTAATTAATTGGTTATCTTCAACCTTTTTAGCAATGGTTGATCCAAACTCAAATAAATCCAATTATCATACCTTATGAACTATTGCCTCTAACTCATTTATTCACCTCCACTCTTTTTCAATTCagtgatatttttttagaaataattTTAGAAATGCAAAAAATGATTTATCACTTTATCATATCACTTAATGGACAAAATATTAATCGTCATCAAAATAATACCTTTGAACTTTTTACATCATTACATTTCCTTTAAGCCATTAATAGAATGCTAACTTCAAGTAACAATCTGACAGAAAATAGTTCAGGGTACTATTTTCTCTAGATTCCCAACTCTCACGTCAAATTAACTCTATTCATCATTCATCATACAAACTTTTCTCTAGATTCCCAATAAAGAAAAATTCCACAAAATAAAGAGCCTCCCCCTTTTAATAATGAAACTGTTCTTTATTCACAAAAGAGAAGATTACATGATGAAAAATAGAAACAATATTAGTTGTTGGTTATCGATTCTTGTCCTGACCACTGATTCCAATTATGAAAAAATGATCTCAAAAATATTTTCTGAGTCACAATCTAGCTATCACTTCTTCTCTTTCATGTTTACCTTCCCCAATTTACCGAAAATAGATCTGTCGTTGTTGCAAAAATGTATCTATCAGTGTTCCATTTAAGCTATTCTAAAGGAGAATCCAAGAGTGAGGAAAAGGGGTAATTTTTACCTATCATCCCTAAATTTTGACCGTTATCACGAAAATCAAATGATAATgaataagttatttttattttttgaatttcatATTGAAtggaaaatatttatttataaaaaaaaatcaaatgataACGATCGTAATGTTTCAGTTCCTAAATTAAGTGAtagtttcttttcattttctattATTCTTTTCTTTTGACATGTAGCTATCTTCCATTATAGACATCTATGCAAAATTTGAAAATGGGTCCATCTACACACTCAATTCTGGCAGTTTAACCATGTAtaattacttaaaaaaatttaCGCCTCGTTCCTTTAAGCTTCCAATTGAGTTAGATActcatgacttttttttttttacgaagCGTATAGCACGAAAAAGTATTGACACATAATCAAActcttgaaaataaaaaaaatgtaattcAAAATCTTAAAATAACACAAGATTC is from Hevea brasiliensis isolate MT/VB/25A 57/8 unplaced genomic scaffold, ASM3005281v1 Scaf101, whole genome shotgun sequence and encodes:
- the LOC131176421 gene encoding beta-glucosidase 12-like — translated: MKDIGVNAFRFSISWSRIIPSGRVRDGVNEEGIEFYNKLINETKSKGLEPFVTIFHWDTPQALEDKYGGFLSRCIVDDFRDFADLCFQKFGDRVKHWMTLNEPWAVTGFGYDLGIHAPGRCSSWVNIQCSAGNSATEPYIVAHHLLLSHAAAVQVYREKYQAEQKGEIGITLFTFWFEPFSNGIADREAAKTALDFMFGLFMHPMTYGHYPRSVQTLVGNKLQKFTCRESQLLKGSYDFVGLQYYTSYYAKANATVNPYYIRYRTEHRVTETPYGEDGKPIGPQAYSPWFYIYPKGIRHLLNYTKDTYNNPVIYITENGVDEYNNETLSWQEGTLDDHRIQYYKTHLWNVLGSIKEYNVNVKGYFAWSFMDNYEWNIGYTSRFGLYYVDNKDNMKRHPKNSASWFASFLDNRREWILPISSNVTKISSRASKYI